A stretch of Flavobacterium sp. N2270 DNA encodes these proteins:
- a CDS encoding DUF349 domain-containing protein, translating into MLEEMNDNLPQADGTENETTQEQENVTAINQSALEEIDNSNAEESEDDSVQDRHDIPMLEYDTMSKEELTEELERLVANHKVMAIKDHVEEIKKAFTSKYNDLIDEKRDEFNETNTDENATFEYHFPLKNKFDNAYNEYRTNRNNHYNQLQKNLKGNLNTRSELIDELKELVDGTEEVLSIGDMFKRVNDIRERWKNAGSIPRDKYNIVWNDYHFHLERFYDLIHLDKEARDLDFKHNLEQKLQIIEKAKSLLNETDVMKGFRELQILHRVWKEEIGPVDREQREIVWNAFSDITKQMHEKREAFFEKAKEREVENLAKKKAIIEEINAVSNEKVANHNGWQNQIKKIEALREKFFKAGKVPQEETDASWNAFKAAVRNFNATKNAFYKDIKHEQQENLNKKTELVEKANALKDSEDFKATTPIMKKIQDDWKKIGHVPRKQSDKIWKEFKDACNHYFDRMHKVRNTEDKVEIEAFENKKTYLETLKDFELVGDHKTDLDAIKKHIENWKAFGKVPFNRRHIEGKFNKILDALFEKLSLSKKDTEMMKFNAKLDQWVENEDDRALEKEQFFIRKKIDEVQNEIFQLENNIQFISSSSKGENPFIKEVQKSIERHKEDLKMWKEKQSKLHSL; encoded by the coding sequence ATGTTAGAAGAAATGAATGATAACCTGCCACAGGCAGACGGAACAGAGAACGAAACGACTCAAGAACAAGAGAATGTAACGGCAATTAATCAATCTGCTTTAGAAGAAATTGATAATTCAAATGCTGAAGAAAGCGAAGACGATTCGGTACAGGATAGACACGACATCCCTATGTTGGAATACGACACAATGTCTAAGGAAGAACTTACTGAAGAACTTGAACGACTAGTCGCAAACCATAAGGTTATGGCTATTAAAGATCATGTAGAAGAAATTAAAAAAGCTTTTACAAGTAAGTACAACGACTTAATTGACGAAAAAAGAGATGAATTTAACGAAACAAATACCGATGAAAATGCTACGTTTGAATATCATTTTCCTTTAAAAAATAAATTTGACAACGCATATAATGAATATAGAACCAATAGAAATAATCATTATAACCAACTGCAAAAAAATCTAAAAGGGAATTTAAATACACGAAGTGAATTAATAGATGAACTGAAGGAATTAGTAGACGGAACTGAAGAAGTTTTAAGCATTGGCGATATGTTTAAACGTGTTAATGATATTAGAGAACGTTGGAAAAACGCGGGTTCAATTCCTAGAGATAAATACAATATTGTTTGGAACGATTATCATTTTCATTTAGAGCGCTTTTACGATTTAATTCATTTAGATAAAGAAGCCAGAGATTTAGATTTCAAACATAATTTAGAGCAAAAACTACAAATCATTGAAAAAGCAAAAAGTCTTTTAAATGAAACCGATGTTATGAAAGGCTTTAGAGAATTGCAAATTTTACACCGTGTTTGGAAAGAAGAAATTGGACCAGTAGACAGAGAACAAAGAGAAATAGTTTGGAATGCATTTAGTGACATTACCAAGCAAATGCATGAAAAACGAGAAGCCTTCTTTGAAAAAGCAAAAGAGCGCGAAGTTGAAAATTTAGCTAAGAAAAAAGCAATTATTGAAGAAATTAATGCGGTTTCAAATGAGAAAGTTGCAAACCATAACGGTTGGCAAAACCAAATTAAAAAAATTGAAGCATTAAGAGAAAAATTCTTCAAAGCTGGTAAAGTGCCTCAAGAAGAAACAGATGCAAGTTGGAATGCTTTTAAAGCTGCCGTTCGCAACTTTAATGCTACAAAAAATGCTTTTTACAAAGACATTAAGCACGAGCAACAAGAAAATTTAAATAAGAAAACCGAATTAGTTGAAAAAGCAAATGCTTTAAAAGACAGTGAAGATTTTAAAGCTACTACTCCAATCATGAAGAAAATTCAAGATGATTGGAAAAAAATTGGTCATGTTCCAAGAAAGCAGTCAGACAAAATTTGGAAAGAATTTAAAGACGCTTGTAACCATTACTTTGACAGAATGCACAAAGTAAGAAATACAGAAGATAAAGTTGAAATTGAAGCTTTTGAAAACAAGAAAACCTATTTAGAAACTTTAAAAGATTTTGAATTAGTTGGTGATCATAAAACCGATTTAGACGCTATTAAAAAGCATATTGAAAACTGGAAAGCATTTGGTAAAGTTCCTTTTAACAGAAGACATATCGAAGGAAAGTTCAATAAAATACTTGATGCCTTATTTGAAAAATTAAGCTTATCTAAAAAAGATACCGAAATGATGAAGTTTAATGCAAAACTTGATCAATGGGTAGAAAATGAAGACGACAGAGCTTTAGAAAAAGAGCAGTTTTTTATTAGAAAGAAAATTGACGAAGTACAAAATGAAATTTTCCAATTAGAAAACAACATTCAGTTCATTAGCTCTAGTTCTAAAGGAGAAAATCCTTTCATTAAAGAAGTACAAAAAAGCATTGAACGCCACAAAGAAGATTTAAAAATGTGGAAAGAAAAGCAAAGTAAATTACATTCTCTTTAA
- a CDS encoding GNAT family N-acetyltransferase, with protein sequence MQNIQFKKLSKSNIKEIAPFGKLLNPDKPIEEIENSLNEIFKFENYHCFGLYQDEKLVGISGAWITVRIYSGKQLEIDHFVIDETIRSGGLGNLFVSHIENWAIKNSCKTVELNAYVQSDRAHKFYFQNGYKVLGFHFQKKIN encoded by the coding sequence ATGCAAAACATTCAATTTAAAAAACTATCAAAATCTAATATAAAAGAAATTGCTCCTTTTGGTAAACTTCTTAATCCAGATAAACCTATTGAAGAAATAGAAAATAGTTTAAATGAAATATTTAAATTTGAAAATTACCATTGCTTTGGTTTGTATCAAGATGAAAAGTTAGTTGGAATTTCGGGCGCATGGATTACCGTTCGTATTTATTCTGGAAAACAATTAGAAATAGATCATTTTGTAATTGATGAAACCATTCGTTCTGGTGGACTAGGAAATCTATTTGTTTCGCATATTGAAAATTGGGCAATTAAGAATAGTTGCAAAACCGTTGAGCTAAATGCTTATGTGCAAAGCGATAGAGCACATAAATTTTACTTTCAAAATGGTTATAAAGTTTTAGGGTTTCACTTTCAAAAGAAGATAAATTAA
- a CDS encoding antibiotic biosynthesis monooxygenase family protein, whose translation MYYAVIFTSIRTETEEGYAEMAEKMEQLAKQQPGFIGVESARNEIGITVSYWESLEAIKNWKMNLDHLEAQQKGRSTWYKNYKVRIAKVEREYEF comes from the coding sequence ATGTATTACGCCGTTATTTTTACTTCAATACGAACAGAAACAGAAGAAGGCTATGCTGAAATGGCTGAAAAAATGGAGCAATTAGCCAAACAACAACCTGGTTTTATAGGTGTTGAAAGTGCTCGAAATGAAATAGGAATTACAGTATCTTATTGGGAAAGTTTAGAAGCTATAAAAAACTGGAAAATGAACTTAGATCATTTGGAAGCTCAACAAAAAGGTAGAAGCACATGGTATAAAAACTATAAAGTTCGTATTGCAAAAGTAGAACGCGAATATGAGTTTTAA
- the mazG gene encoding nucleoside triphosphate pyrophosphohydrolase, whose amino-acid sequence MNNRRQLQLDAFNRLLDIMDDLREKCPWDKKQTLESLRHLTIEETYELGDAILDNDLPEIKNELGDLLLHIIFYAKIGSETGDFDIADVANSICDKLIDRHPHIYGDVVVEDEEEVKRNWEKLKLKEGRKSVLEGVPKSLPALVKASRIQDKVKGVGFDWEKPEQVWEKVQEELNELQDEVAEGNQDKMEAEFGDVLFSMINYALFLKINPEDALERTNKKFMKRFMYLESKAVELGKNLSDMTLAEMDVFWEEAKRL is encoded by the coding sequence ATGAATAATCGCCGACAACTTCAATTAGATGCTTTCAATCGTTTATTAGATATAATGGATGATTTACGTGAAAAATGTCCTTGGGATAAAAAACAAACCCTAGAAAGTTTACGCCATTTAACTATTGAAGAAACTTATGAGTTAGGCGATGCTATTTTAGATAATGATTTGCCAGAAATTAAAAATGAATTAGGTGATTTATTACTGCATATTATTTTTTATGCTAAAATAGGAAGCGAAACAGGTGATTTTGATATTGCAGATGTTGCTAATTCAATTTGTGATAAACTAATTGATAGACATCCGCATATTTATGGCGATGTTGTGGTAGAAGATGAAGAAGAAGTAAAACGCAATTGGGAAAAACTGAAACTAAAAGAAGGTAGAAAATCGGTTTTAGAAGGCGTGCCAAAAAGTTTACCAGCATTAGTAAAAGCAAGTCGTATTCAAGATAAAGTAAAAGGTGTAGGTTTTGACTGGGAAAAACCAGAACAAGTTTGGGAAAAAGTACAAGAAGAACTAAACGAACTACAAGATGAAGTTGCAGAAGGCAATCAAGATAAAATGGAAGCCGAATTTGGCGATGTTTTGTTTTCTATGATAAACTATGCTCTTTTTTTAAAAATAAATCCTGAAGATGCTCTAGAACGCACCAATAAAAAATTCATGAAACGATTTATGTATTTAGAAAGTAAAGCTGTCGAATTAGGAAAAAATCTATCTGATATGACTTTAGCTGAAATGGATGTGTTTTGGGAAGAAGCGAAGCGACTTTAA
- a CDS encoding response regulator gives MIRFKLFFILLIFFPIVIYAQKSTIYNDLSKNEIEWLTNNKNSIKYAPNPFWPPMDYLDEDGNHKGLISDYIELFEEELNIEFQKTKFKTWNDLLVGLKNNETDFVGAIQKTKEREKYLLFSEPYLKSPLVVIIKNNRNFKDKSEINKMKLAIVKGYASIDFIRKKYPKAEIIECEDELAAILKTSLGQADGTVTDLMSASYIVEKYGINNLEWATELNYSWNISFACRKDSPELFSIINKLFKKIDPKDRKEMYEKWINSSTLHKKSYFEKNLNKILIITAIALFCLAITLSFNLILKRRIKKRTDELYEAKVKAEESELLKSAFLANMSHEIRTPMNGIIGFTTLLKEADLTNEEKSLYIDIISKSGERLLNTINDIIDISKIDAQQMHITNEQVNINEVIYDLYNFFKIECDENKVSLKLEIEPNTQDLKILTDRNKFNSILTNLIKNAIKFTEIGEITIGYKINQENYLFFIKDTGIGIPKDRHEAIFNRFIQADIEDKNAFQGSGLGLSIAKAYVEMLEGEIWVESEVNKGSCFYFTIPLNKTIIKNDDASQEKNETETLKSNKKIKILIAEDDIISLTYLSTLLSKLGHEIVHAENGKQAIEICKEQKDIDLILMDIKMPEIDGLEATMEIRKFNKSVYIIAQSAYIFEDDFINSKKVGCNEYLSKPINKNELIKLINNFIESKY, from the coding sequence ATGATTCGATTTAAACTATTTTTTATTTTACTTATTTTTTTTCCAATAGTAATCTACGCACAAAAATCAACTATTTATAACGACTTATCTAAAAATGAAATTGAATGGTTAACAAATAATAAAAATTCAATTAAATATGCTCCAAATCCATTTTGGCCACCCATGGATTATCTTGATGAAGATGGAAATCATAAAGGCTTAATTTCAGACTATATTGAATTATTTGAAGAAGAGCTTAATATTGAATTTCAAAAAACAAAATTTAAAACTTGGAATGATTTATTAGTTGGGCTTAAAAACAATGAAACTGATTTTGTTGGCGCTATTCAAAAAACAAAAGAAAGAGAAAAGTACTTATTATTCTCTGAACCCTATCTAAAGTCGCCATTAGTAGTAATTATTAAGAACAATAGAAACTTTAAAGATAAAAGTGAAATTAATAAAATGAAACTTGCAATTGTTAAAGGCTATGCAAGTATTGATTTCATTAGAAAAAAATACCCAAAAGCTGAAATAATTGAATGTGAAGATGAATTAGCCGCAATACTCAAGACTTCTCTTGGCCAAGCTGATGGAACAGTTACTGATTTAATGTCTGCTAGTTATATTGTTGAAAAATATGGCATTAATAATCTTGAATGGGCAACAGAATTAAATTACTCATGGAACATATCTTTTGCATGTAGAAAAGATTCTCCTGAACTATTTTCAATCATTAATAAACTTTTTAAAAAAATTGATCCAAAAGACAGGAAAGAAATGTACGAAAAATGGATCAACTCTAGTACACTACATAAAAAAAGCTACTTCGAAAAAAACTTAAATAAAATTTTAATCATTACAGCTATTGCCTTATTCTGTTTAGCAATAACTTTAAGTTTTAATTTAATTTTAAAAAGAAGAATTAAAAAAAGAACAGATGAACTCTATGAAGCTAAAGTTAAAGCCGAAGAAAGTGAATTATTAAAATCGGCTTTTTTAGCAAATATGAGTCACGAAATAAGAACACCTATGAATGGTATAATTGGCTTTACCACTTTATTAAAAGAAGCAGATTTAACAAATGAAGAAAAGTCTTTATACATTGACATTATTAGTAAAAGTGGTGAAAGACTTTTAAATACCATAAATGATATTATTGACATTTCAAAGATTGATGCACAGCAAATGCATATAACAAATGAACAGGTTAATATTAATGAAGTTATTTATGATTTGTATAATTTCTTTAAAATTGAATGTGATGAAAATAAAGTAAGTCTAAAACTAGAAATAGAACCTAATACGCAAGATTTAAAGATACTTACCGATAGAAATAAATTCAATTCAATATTAACTAATTTAATTAAGAATGCCATAAAATTTACTGAAATTGGAGAGATTACAATTGGTTATAAGATAAATCAAGAAAATTACTTATTCTTTATTAAAGATACTGGAATTGGAATTCCTAAAGATAGACATGAAGCTATTTTTAATAGATTTATACAGGCAGATATTGAAGATAAAAACGCCTTTCAAGGTTCTGGATTAGGTCTTTCTATTGCAAAAGCTTATGTAGAAATGTTAGAGGGTGAAATTTGGGTAGAGTCTGAAGTTAATAAAGGATCTTGTTTCTATTTTACCATTCCACTAAACAAAACTATTATAAAAAATGATGATGCTTCTCAAGAAAAAAATGAAACAGAGACTTTAAAAAGTAACAAAAAAATTAAGATATTAATTGCTGAAGACGATATTATAAGCCTAACCTATTTATCTACTTTATTATCAAAACTAGGGCATGAAATTGTTCATGCTGAAAATGGTAAACAAGCCATTGAAATTTGTAAAGAACAAAAAGATATTGATCTTATATTAATGGATATTAAAATGCCTGAAATTGATGGTTTAGAAGCAACAATGGAAATAAGAAAGTTTAATAAATCGGTTTATATCATAGCTCAATCTGCTTATATTTTTGAAGACGATTTTATAAACTCTAAAAAAGTGGGGTGCAATGAATATTTATCAAAACCTATTAATAAAAATGAGCTAATAAAACTTATCAATAATTTTATTGAATCTAAATATTAA
- a CDS encoding DUF5606 domain-containing protein translates to MSIQKILAISGKPGLFELKIQTRTGFVAESLLDGKRITVSMRSNVSLLSEIAVYTYSEEVRLAEVFKAIAVKENDGPTISHKEDDAKLKSYFREVLPEFDEDRVYTSDIKKIINWYNLLQAKGLVSVEALSQEEKPAEESAE, encoded by the coding sequence ATGAGTATTCAAAAAATATTAGCTATATCTGGGAAACCAGGATTATTTGAACTAAAAATTCAAACTCGTACAGGATTTGTTGCAGAATCTTTATTAGACGGAAAAAGAATAACTGTAAGTATGAGAAGTAATGTAAGTTTACTTTCTGAAATTGCGGTTTATACTTATTCTGAAGAAGTTCGTTTAGCCGAAGTTTTTAAAGCAATTGCAGTAAAAGAAAACGACGGACCAACTATTTCTCACAAAGAAGATGATGCTAAATTAAAATCATATTTTCGTGAAGTTTTACCTGAGTTTGATGAAGATAGAGTATACACTTCTGATATAAAGAAAATTATTAACTGGTATAATTTGTTACAAGCTAAAGGATTAGTCAGTGTTGAGGCTTTGTCTCAGGAAGAAAAACCAGCTGAAGAATCTGCTGAATAA
- the def gene encoding peptide deformylase, which translates to MILPVYGYGEPVLRKHCEEITKDYPNLKEIIANMYETMYHAHGVGLAAPQVGLPIRIFLVDTEPFSDSDDVSKEEAVELKKFKQTFINATILKEEGDIWAFNEGCLSIPDVREDVFRHDTITIEYFDEDFNKKTEVFNGLIARVIQHEYDHIEGILFTDHVSTLKKKLIGKKLQNIMDGKARPDYKMKFANKKGR; encoded by the coding sequence ATGATTTTACCAGTTTACGGATATGGAGAGCCTGTTTTAAGAAAACATTGCGAAGAAATTACTAAAGATTATCCAAATCTTAAAGAAATCATTGCCAATATGTATGAAACGATGTATCATGCACATGGAGTTGGACTAGCTGCACCTCAAGTAGGTTTGCCAATTAGAATTTTTTTAGTAGATACAGAACCCTTTAGTGATAGTGATGATGTTTCTAAAGAGGAAGCTGTTGAATTGAAAAAATTTAAACAAACATTTATTAACGCTACAATTCTTAAAGAAGAAGGAGATATTTGGGCTTTTAATGAAGGATGTCTAAGTATTCCTGATGTTCGTGAAGATGTTTTTAGACACGATACAATTACAATCGAATACTTTGATGAAGATTTCAACAAGAAAACTGAAGTTTTTAACGGTTTAATCGCTAGAGTAATTCAACATGAATACGACCATATTGAAGGTATACTTTTTACTGACCATGTTTCTACTTTAAAGAAAAAATTAATTGGTAAAAAATTACAAAACATAATGGACGGTAAAGCAAGACCTGATTATAAAATGAAGTTTGCTAACAAAAAAGGAAGATAA
- the ruvX gene encoding Holliday junction resolvase RuvX: MPRILSLDYGIKRTGIAVTDEMQIIASGLTTVASNELILFLKDYFSKEKVEKVIIGEPKQMNGMPSESTPIIEKFIKHFLKEFPEMPLDRIDERFTSKMAFQTMIDSGLKKKQRQNKALVDEIAATIMLQDYMSKSRF, encoded by the coding sequence ATGCCTAGAATTCTATCATTAGATTATGGAATAAAACGAACAGGAATTGCAGTTACTGATGAAATGCAAATTATTGCTTCGGGCTTAACGACTGTAGCTTCAAACGAGTTGATTTTGTTTTTAAAAGATTATTTTTCCAAAGAAAAGGTGGAAAAAGTTATTATAGGGGAACCAAAACAAATGAATGGAATGCCATCTGAAAGTACACCTATTATTGAAAAGTTTATTAAGCATTTTTTGAAAGAATTTCCTGAAATGCCTTTAGATAGAATAGATGAACGTTTTACCTCTAAAATGGCTTTTCAAACAATGATTGATAGTGGTTTAAAGAAAAAACAAAGGCAAAATAAAGCACTCGTTGATGAAATTGCAGCAACAATTATGTTGCAAGATTATATGTCTAAAAGTCGCTTTTAA
- a CDS encoding META domain-containing protein, whose amino-acid sequence MKNIFLPIFAFFLLIISCKSVVESNNERNTIESKLELKNSKWRLIKLNGKNIVENENSKRNFGIIFTTEGIFSAFVGCNSISGNYEIKEDKNRIIFSKIITTMMACEEMNTEQELLSILDITDNYNFDGKTLKLNKARMSHLAEFELIK is encoded by the coding sequence ATGAAAAATATATTTTTACCAATTTTTGCTTTTTTTCTTTTAATTATTTCTTGTAAAAGTGTTGTTGAATCAAATAACGAAAGAAACACGATAGAGAGTAAACTTGAATTGAAAAACTCAAAATGGCGTTTAATTAAACTAAATGGAAAAAATATTGTAGAAAATGAAAATTCTAAAAGAAATTTTGGAATTATTTTTACCACTGAAGGGATATTTTCGGCTTTTGTAGGCTGTAATAGTATATCTGGTAATTACGAAATAAAAGAAGATAAAAATAGAATTATTTTTTCAAAAATAATTACAACTATGATGGCTTGTGAAGAAATGAACACTGAACAAGAACTATTATCAATTTTGGATATTACTGATAATTATAATTTTGATGGAAAAACATTGAAATTAAATAAAGCAAGAATGTCTCATTTAGCCGAATTCGAATTAATAAAATAA
- a CDS encoding 2,3,4,5-tetrahydropyridine-2,6-dicarboxylate N-succinyltransferase has product MQHLQSIIEKAWENRALLQENETINAIREVIGLLDNGKLRVAEPVENAWQVNEWIKKAVVMYFPIQKMETLEAGIFEYHDKMLLKRNYAEKGIRVVPNAVARYGAYISSGVILMPSYVNIGAYVDEGTMVDTWATVGSCAQIGKNVHLSGGVGIGGVLEPLQAAPVIIEDGAFIGSRCIVVEGVHVGKEAVLGANVCLTGSTKIIDVTGNEPIEYKGIVPDRSVVIPGSYTKKFPAGDYQVPCAIIIGKRKPSTDLKTSLNDALREYNVAV; this is encoded by the coding sequence ATGCAACATTTACAATCAATTATAGAGAAAGCTTGGGAAAACAGAGCTTTATTACAAGAAAATGAAACAATTAATGCTATTAGAGAAGTTATTGGCTTATTAGATAACGGAAAACTTAGAGTTGCTGAACCAGTTGAAAACGCATGGCAAGTTAACGAATGGATAAAAAAAGCCGTTGTTATGTACTTTCCAATTCAAAAAATGGAGACTTTAGAGGCTGGTATATTCGAATATCATGATAAAATGCTTTTAAAACGTAACTATGCAGAAAAGGGAATTCGTGTAGTACCAAATGCGGTTGCTAGATATGGTGCATATATTTCTAGCGGTGTAATTTTAATGCCTAGTTATGTAAATATTGGGGCCTATGTAGATGAAGGTACAATGGTTGATACATGGGCAACAGTAGGAAGTTGTGCGCAAATTGGTAAAAATGTGCACCTTTCTGGCGGTGTAGGTATAGGAGGAGTTTTAGAGCCATTACAAGCTGCTCCAGTAATTATTGAAGATGGTGCTTTTATAGGCTCAAGATGTATTGTTGTAGAAGGTGTACATGTTGGTAAAGAAGCTGTACTTGGTGCTAATGTATGTTTAACAGGTTCTACAAAAATTATTGATGTAACTGGTAATGAACCAATAGAATACAAAGGTATAGTACCAGACCGTTCTGTTGTTATACCTGGTAGTTATACGAAGAAATTCCCTGCCGGTGATTACCAAGTTCCATGTGCTATTATTATTGGAAAACGCAAACCTTCAACAGATTTGAAAACATCACTTAATGATGCGTTGAGAGAATATAATGTAGCTGTGTAA
- a CDS encoding ATP-grasp fold amidoligase family protein, which yields MLKKIKRFGLRTLRKMRFLPPKFYARVLYEYHTGKKLNLENPKEFNEKIQWYKVFYHPSILTQLVDKYAVRQYVEEKIGAQYLNEIYGVYEKADDIPFNKLPNKFAIKATHTSSHNLIVSNKKTLNIPKAIKQINKWLGINQYYRMGQEWAYKDVQPRIVIEKFLTNEGQNSLIDYKFFCFNGTPKFVDIHIDRETDHKQSIYDLDFKLLPFGRGSKEKSISCEIEKPVNFDEMVSLAKKLSENFPFVRVDLYSIEGKTIFGEMTFYPADGCRREFYPDEYNEIIGNYFELPKLTNGNPITEFTIT from the coding sequence ATGTTAAAAAAAATAAAAAGATTCGGTTTAAGAACGTTGCGAAAAATGCGCTTTTTACCTCCAAAATTTTACGCACGTGTTTTATATGAATACCATACTGGAAAAAAATTAAATTTAGAGAATCCTAAGGAATTCAATGAGAAAATACAATGGTACAAAGTGTTTTATCATCCATCAATTCTAACTCAATTAGTTGACAAGTATGCTGTAAGGCAATATGTTGAAGAGAAAATTGGGGCTCAATATCTCAATGAAATTTATGGCGTTTATGAAAAAGCTGATGATATTCCTTTTAATAAACTTCCAAATAAATTTGCTATAAAAGCAACTCACACGAGTAGTCATAACTTAATTGTTTCTAACAAAAAAACACTTAATATTCCTAAAGCTATTAAGCAAATTAATAAGTGGCTAGGTATAAATCAATATTACCGTATGGGACAAGAGTGGGCATATAAAGATGTACAACCTAGAATTGTTATCGAAAAATTCTTAACAAATGAAGGTCAAAATTCACTTATAGACTATAAATTCTTTTGCTTTAATGGTACACCTAAATTTGTAGATATACATATTGATAGAGAAACAGATCATAAGCAAAGTATTTATGATTTAGATTTTAAATTATTACCTTTTGGTAGAGGTTCTAAAGAAAAAAGTATTTCTTGTGAAATTGAAAAGCCTGTAAACTTTGATGAAATGGTTTCATTAGCAAAAAAACTATCTGAAAACTTCCCTTTTGTCCGCGTTGATCTATATTCTATTGAAGGAAAAACTATTTTTGGAGAAATGACATTCTACCCAGCAGATGGTTGTAGAAGAGAATTTTATCCTGATGAATACAATGAAATTATAGGTAATTATTTTGAATTACCTAAACTTACAAATGGCAATCCCATAACTGAATTTACAATTACTTAA
- a CDS encoding stealth family protein, with amino-acid sequence MEVKPNKFPIDAVILWVDGDDAVHQEKIQSYLHLQNVFTTNSRKFNRRFAQVNEIEYTVNSILKFAPFIRNIFIVTDNQIPDFLKTNKDDYQNVSIIDHTTIFSGHEEFLPTFNNRSIETCIYRIPNLSEHFIYLNDDFFLINPTQPDDFFKNGLPILRGKWLKFDENIFYKKFKEHQKGHKYAQQNAAKLLGFKEYYNFKHTPHPIRKSTLQKYFEENQDIFIENIKHKFRSSTQILIQGLAYHLEIKNKTCVLKLNKQLFYLRSYKKPLLWYKFKLTILQRNTLFFAMQNLDAAPPKIQTYLLNWLKNRVFKK; translated from the coding sequence ATGGAAGTAAAACCAAATAAATTCCCCATAGACGCTGTAATTCTCTGGGTAGATGGAGACGATGCAGTTCACCAAGAAAAAATACAATCTTATTTGCATTTACAAAATGTGTTTACCACTAACTCTAGAAAATTTAATCGCCGATTTGCACAAGTAAATGAAATAGAATATACCGTAAATTCTATTTTAAAATTCGCTCCATTTATTAGAAATATCTTCATTGTAACAGATAATCAAATTCCCGATTTTTTAAAAACAAATAAAGATGATTACCAAAATGTTTCAATAATTGATCACACCACAATTTTTTCTGGACATGAAGAGTTTTTACCTACTTTTAATAACAGAAGTATTGAAACTTGTATTTATAGAATTCCAAATTTATCTGAACATTTTATATATTTAAATGATGATTTTTTTCTTATAAATCCAACACAACCTGATGATTTTTTTAAAAATGGTTTGCCTATCTTAAGAGGTAAATGGTTAAAATTTGATGAAAATATTTTTTATAAAAAATTCAAAGAGCATCAAAAAGGACATAAATATGCTCAACAAAACGCCGCTAAGTTATTGGGGTTTAAGGAGTATTATAATTTTAAACATACTCCCCACCCAATTCGTAAATCTACCCTTCAAAAATATTTTGAAGAAAATCAAGATATCTTCATAGAAAACATTAAACATAAATTTAGAAGTTCTACTCAAATTTTAATACAAGGTTTGGCTTATCATTTAGAAATAAAAAACAAAACTTGTGTATTAAAACTGAATAAACAATTATTTTATTTAAGATCTTACAAGAAACCATTATTATGGTATAAATTTAAATTAACTATATTACAACGAAACACTTTGTTTTTTGCAATGCAAAATTTAGATGCTGCACCTCCTAAAATTCAAACATATCTTTTAAATTGGTTAAAAAATAGAGTTTTCAAAAAATAA